Proteins from a genomic interval of Caldanaerovirga acetigignens:
- a CDS encoding ABC transporter permease, whose amino-acid sequence MLKNLVSKELRARYKGSILGFFWTFFNPLLMLIVYSFVFSFVMRSGIKNYSMFLFVALLPWNYLSSSILQGAASLVQNASLIKKVYFPREVLPLSVVLANLINYLLSLLILIPALLLFKIRLTWALLAFPLVLLVETILVASLTLLVSVGNVYFRDLEHITGVFMTAWFFLTPVVYSAETVPPNAKKFFAINPAAHIIEAYRDIFYEGIWPDWKALLYVGLGCLILFWLSLLAFQRWQKDIAEEI is encoded by the coding sequence ATGCTAAAAAATTTGGTATCAAAAGAACTAAGGGCAAGGTACAAAGGCTCAATTTTGGGGTTTTTTTGGACCTTTTTTAACCCCCTCTTGATGCTTATTGTCTATAGCTTTGTTTTCTCTTTTGTAATGAGATCGGGAATTAAAAATTACTCCATGTTTCTATTTGTGGCTCTGCTGCCCTGGAATTATCTTTCTAGTTCCATCCTACAGGGGGCGGCCAGTCTTGTCCAGAATGCTTCTTTGATAAAAAAAGTGTATTTTCCAAGGGAAGTGCTGCCTCTTTCAGTTGTGCTAGCAAATCTAATAAATTACCTTTTAAGCCTGCTGATACTTATACCTGCCCTTTTGCTCTTTAAAATTCGGCTGACGTGGGCCCTTTTAGCCTTTCCTTTAGTACTTTTAGTTGAAACTATCCTTGTAGCTTCCCTTACACTCTTGGTTTCGGTAGGCAATGTTTATTTCAGGGACTTAGAGCATATAACCGGAGTCTTCATGACTGCATGGTTTTTCCTTACTCCGGTGGTCTACTCGGCCGAAACGGTGCCTCCTAATGCAAAGAAGTTTTTCGCAATAAATCCTGCAGCACACATTATTGAAGCCTACCGAGACATATTCTATGAAGGTATATGGCCTGATTGGAAGGCCCTTTTATACGTTGGCTTGGGCTGCTTGATTTTATTTTGGTTAAGCCTCTTGGCATTCCAGCGATGGCAGAAGGATATAGCAGAAGAAATATAA
- a CDS encoding ABC transporter ATP-binding protein gives MKTEEGFRLVQEISNEIAIEVKDVWKKFRLYHEKTYSLKERIIFWGRSKTEDFWALKGINLTIPKGSTVGLIGRNGSGKSTLLKIISRILYPTRGEVKINGRVSTLLELGAGFHPDFTGRENIFLNASILGLTRKEIKERLDDIIAFAELGDFIDNPVRNYSSGMYMRLGFAVAVHVDPEILLIDEVLAVGDLAFQGKCLAKIKELQKKGTTIILVSHAPKQVEELCHFAVWLDRGEIKMQGEAKEVTKAYKEFVVAS, from the coding sequence ATGAAAACGGAGGAAGGGTTTAGGTTGGTACAGGAAATATCCAACGAAATAGCTATAGAAGTTAAAGATGTATGGAAAAAATTCCGACTATATCATGAAAAAACTTATAGCTTGAAAGAAAGGATTATATTCTGGGGACGAAGTAAGACCGAGGATTTCTGGGCTTTAAAAGGTATAAACCTAACCATCCCTAAGGGTAGTACAGTAGGGCTTATAGGCCGCAATGGCTCAGGGAAGAGCACCTTGCTTAAGATAATAAGCCGCATCCTTTACCCAACCCGCGGTGAAGTGAAAATAAACGGCAGGGTTTCAACTCTCCTGGAACTGGGGGCAGGCTTTCACCCGGACTTCACCGGGCGGGAGAATATCTTTCTCAATGCCTCCATCCTGGGCCTGACCAGGAAAGAGATAAAGGAGCGCCTCGACGACATCATCGCTTTCGCGGAGCTCGGCGATTTCATCGATAACCCCGTGCGTAACTATTCTTCAGGTATGTACATGCGGCTGGGCTTCGCTGTAGCTGTGCACGTGGATCCGGAAATTCTTCTTATCGATGAGGTCTTGGCTGTGGGAGACCTTGCCTTCCAGGGAAAATGCCTGGCAAAGATAAAGGAACTACAGAAAAAGGGGACTACCATCATCCTTGTATCTCACGCACCTAAGCAGGTAGAAGAACTATGCCACTTCGCTGTATGGCTGGACAGGGGAGAAATAAAGATGCAAGGGGAAGCTAAAGAAGTGACTAAGGCATACAAGGAGTTTGTAGTGGCGAGCTAA
- a CDS encoding glycosyltransferase family 1 protein: MAAPWPYNKVAVAWNYSLLNQRVKKFLEEEKLKPEEVLLFTYLATPLALRLIESYPWVSVVYDVVSDPKQVEPRLAPFEEKLLQRANVTLFASATLLEQYRDHTKNPVLFRDGFNTELLEAKVETPPEVARLPRPRLLYIGGINRKLWVEAIKALCEAVPHGSVILMGPVAHGEVVLPKLPNLYLLPLRRKYIELAGVLRTADVGLIPYRPDHYAGNMHPSKLNEYLVFGLPVVATATQELERLAQEFPVKLFYFGRTPTEFAEAGLLALAKNINLQEGKIQILTTQFRWRERVRDFLRLCENN; the protein is encoded by the coding sequence TTGGCCGCGCCCTGGCCTTACAATAAAGTGGCAGTAGCCTGGAATTACTCTCTTTTGAACCAGCGGGTAAAGAAGTTTTTAGAAGAAGAGAAACTAAAGCCAGAGGAAGTGTTGTTGTTTACATACCTCGCTACTCCGTTGGCTTTACGTTTGATAGAATCCTATCCTTGGGTGAGTGTAGTGTACGATGTGGTAAGTGACCCTAAGCAGGTAGAACCGAGACTAGCCCCTTTCGAAGAAAAACTTTTGCAGCGGGCTAATGTGACGCTTTTCGCTTCCGCGACGCTTCTTGAGCAATACAGGGACCATACTAAAAACCCGGTTCTGTTCCGCGACGGTTTTAACACAGAACTTCTGGAAGCTAAGGTGGAAACACCTCCAGAGGTGGCCAGGCTACCACGACCACGACTTTTATATATAGGAGGCATTAATCGAAAGCTGTGGGTCGAAGCAATAAAAGCGCTGTGCGAAGCGGTTCCCCATGGATCAGTCATTCTTATGGGACCAGTGGCTCACGGTGAGGTAGTGCTACCAAAGTTGCCTAATCTTTATCTGTTACCTCTTCGCCGTAAATATATTGAACTGGCTGGAGTTTTGCGAACTGCTGATGTAGGGCTCATCCCTTATCGACCTGACCATTACGCTGGTAATATGCATCCATCCAAGCTTAATGAGTATCTCGTATTTGGTCTTCCAGTAGTGGCCACAGCTACGCAGGAACTAGAAAGACTGGCTCAAGAATTCCCTGTTAAACTTTTTTACTTTGGTAGGACGCCAACAGAATTCGCAGAGGCTGGGCTCCTTGCTTTGGCTAAAAATATTAATTTACAAGAAGGTAAAATACAAATTCTAACTACCCAGTTTAGATGGAGAGAACGTGTTAGAGATTTTTTAAGACTTTGCGAGAATAATTAA